From the genome of Mucilaginibacter paludis DSM 18603:
GTTTGAAAAGTGAATGAACCGCTCTGTTAATTAAACGGCGTTTACTTGTGTAACAGGTATTTAAATATGGTCGCCTTCAAGATAGGGCGTGGTAGACAGTCTATAAACAAAGTCCGGGCAGCCAAAGGGGCGGTAAGCTTCTAACTTTTCTCACCTCTATTAGGAGCTTTTTTCGTAAGATGAATTGCATCCGGATGTTGTAACAGCGACATATACTGCCGTTCTTCTGCTTGAATAGTACCCGTACTATTTGAATTAATTTCCACTGGTGTTATGGTCAAAAGTTCATCGCTTATTGTAACCCCATGCTGAAAGATTGCCTGGCCAACCCAATGGGCTTTTCCATATTTTGTGGCGACCATAATTGTTTTTCCATCCTTTTTCACCGCAGTGGAATCGTGTTTACCTTCATACGGGCCATCTCCGTACCCTTCCCGTTTCAGGATGATGATCCCATTTTTTCTATCGAGGGTAACAACGGTAACTTTCTGTTGGCCCGCTGGCCCCAATTCCCAGGGTTTATCAAGTCTTACAGTCCAGGTTTGACCAGCAACAAGCTTTCCTTTAGGCCTACCCCAAAACGTTGGATTATAAAATGGCGAACTGGCACTGGTCATCAGGTTACAATTCCCATTAAAGCATTGTATTTTGGCTGTATCACGGTATTCGCCTATCGCATCTTCAATAGGTGGTTTGCCATCCATTCTTGCAGAGAAATGCCATTTGATAACCGATGGATAAGCACTGTCCATGAATGTGAATGTGCCGGTAGCAGGCACTTGCGTCACCCGGTCTGCAAAACCATCACCGTGAAGGGCAATTACTCTATATGTTATGTCACTCAGCGTAGAGCCAGCAATAATGTTAGGGGTAAAGAAAAGATCGGCGTCATTTATATTTGATTTGTTATGCTGACCGTAACCATACTTAATAAAAATTAAGGTAAAGATCATGCAAAATGTCATTTTGCTTTTGAAGGTTTTTAATTTCATGGCATTTATTGTCAAGCTTAAAAATACCTATATTGAACTAAATGGAGAAATTTAATGCCATATTGGTTTCTTTATTAGTATCTGAACCCCAACTATTTATTGACCAACAAGGATTGAACAATGTACTTAAAAGAAAATAGGGTTTACGGGAACCTTGACACTTTACTAATAGATGCGACAAATATTTAAGACTGGGTCTTTTGAGGTTGACAGCACGATGTGACTTTAAGGGCAGCCAAGTCGTAAATAATCGTTAAAAAGAGTGGCGGGTGAAAAGAAAGAAAAAACCCACCAAAATGACAAGGGGGGGGTAATCAATATTACATCCCATAAAATATCTTTTGTCAGGCCATTCCATTACACAATCCCGATTCAGCTCCGTCCGTAAATTTGATTTATACCCGTTTTTTTCGTATCTTTGACCTAAGAAAACGATTTACAGTTACAGGGCGCTTTGGGTTAGATAAGCTTGGGCAATTGATAACTGATGATATAGATCGGAGAGTATTAGCACGCTGCCGTTCTTTATTTTACGGGTGTTTTCAAAATCATGGCAAAATCGTGGCAATGTATTTAGTAAACAACGTAAATAATTGATTTATAGCGAACTAATTAGATGAGTTCCAAACCCTCCCTCTCCGCTGAATAATAAAGCCCCTGCCATACGCAGGTTTTTATTATTATAATACCGGGCTTTAGCCCACTATACGGAGAGGTGTCAGAGTGATCGAATGTGCCTGATTCGAAATCAGGTGTACTGTTAAAGGTACCGGGGGTTTGAATCCCTCCCTCTCCGCATCACGAGATTGAATTAAAATCTTTAGAGGGCTGCTCGACAACGAGCAGCCATTTTCATGATAGTCTAATGAGTTAACAGACCGTTTTTTTTACGGACTCTCACATATCCCATTGCGTCCATTTCTATATTTTTCAATGATGTTTTTTACTGTGATTTCAGCTATTAATTTAACTAAACTATCGCTATTCTCCTCATTATTAGCCACCTTTTTTGCCTCGTCACTATCTTTTTTTTCTATATCATAAGGCATTCTTTTTAACTTTTTTCTATACATAGCACAGCTCTTTTTCAGATACAATATTCTTAACAAACCAATTAAGGCTTGGGCAAGTAGCCTAAAATATAATTAGCAATACACCTATTAAAAATCCGGCAATGAAATTGTAAATTCATTTTTTTGTTTAAATGTCAATGTCATGGAGATCATTAATTCACAGGCTTCGGATATTACTGAAATTTTAGCCTTACAAAAACTGGCCTATCAATCCGAAGCGGAATTGTATAACGACTATACGATCCAGCCTTTAATGCAAGATGAATCGTCTTTATTGGAAGAGTTTAAAACAGCCATCATTTTAAAAGCAGTAACAGACCCGCAAATTATTGGAAGCGTCCGAGCAAATTTCGAAGTCAACACCTGTTATATTGGAAAGCTGATCGTGTCCCCTGAATGGCAGAATAAAGGAATCGGCAAACAATTGATGAAAGTAATTGAAGAAAAATACGGCGATGCCGAACGCTATGAATTATTTACCTGGGATAAGAGTATTAAAAATATGGCTTTATACGCAACGCTT
Proteins encoded in this window:
- a CDS encoding GNAT family N-acetyltransferase; amino-acid sequence: MEIINSQASDITEILALQKLAYQSEAELYNDYTIQPLMQDESSLLEEFKTAIILKAVTDPQIIGSVRANFEVNTCYIGKLIVSPEWQNKGIGKQLMKVIEEKYGDAERYELFTWDKSIKNMALYATLGYEIFDMRTINDSLTMVFLQKSNLR